A genomic window from Vagococcus sp. CY52-2 includes:
- a CDS encoding MgtC/SapB family protein — MTLLSLAQTVLRLGLSIVMGGTIGYEREQKNRPAGMKTHILVCLGATIIALIQQEIAHEAIRLVQENPDIAHIVKFDQSRLIAQVVSGIGFLGAGTIIVTRQRITGLTTAASLWSCAAIGIGLGMGFYLVTILGFISIMFSLSLVKQIITVSKVNNLEIQYVHRKETKDFIHQYFEVRQIEIEDVTFEVQIIEGEKYYKNVYTIDLPKTLTYADVIEELSMYSNVREIRLVAISD; from the coding sequence ATGACATTGTTGTCACTTGCTCAAACAGTTTTAAGGCTGGGGCTATCCATTGTAATGGGAGGTACTATTGGGTATGAAAGAGAACAAAAAAACCGTCCAGCAGGGATGAAGACACATATATTAGTTTGTTTAGGGGCAACCATTATTGCGTTGATTCAACAAGAGATAGCTCATGAAGCCATAAGACTTGTGCAAGAGAATCCAGATATTGCGCATATTGTAAAATTTGATCAGTCGAGATTAATTGCACAAGTGGTAAGTGGTATAGGATTTCTAGGAGCAGGAACGATTATTGTAACAAGGCAACGTATTACAGGCTTGACAACAGCAGCATCATTATGGTCATGTGCTGCAATTGGTATTGGTTTGGGGATGGGTTTTTATTTGGTCACAATATTAGGATTTATATCAATCATGTTTTCGTTATCATTAGTGAAGCAAATTATTACAGTTTCTAAAGTAAATAATTTAGAAATTCAATACGTGCATAGAAAAGAAACAAAAGATTTTATTCATCAATATTTTGAAGTACGTCAAATTGAAATAGAAGATGTTACATTTGAAGTTCAAATTATCGAAGGTGAAAAATATTATAAAAATGTTTATACGATTGATTTACCTAAAACTCTTACATATGCTGATGTGATAGAAGAGCTTTCTATGTACTCAAATGTACGGGAAATAAGGTTAGTGGCTATTAGTGATTAA
- a CDS encoding DUF4396 domain-containing protein: MVAIPYWLTILAWISLFLAGISFIYIALDVKKHPQKMKIMTIVWPLTALFGSFIWVLAYKKWGENHSLEKMKMGDSMNMDSSSKSMAVSVFIGTCHCGAGCSLADLIIEWLLYFFPALYVVGGYPTIFSHKLFSGFVLAFILALIIGVSFQYFAIVPMKHLSRKEGIIAAIKADTLSLSCWQIGMYATVALCQLSLFPHFFGGEVLPTTPVFWLMMQVAMLVGFCTAYPMNWWLIKTGIKEKM, encoded by the coding sequence ATGGTAGCTATACCATATTGGTTAACTATTTTGGCTTGGATTAGTTTATTTTTAGCAGGTATTTCTTTTATTTATATTGCATTAGACGTGAAAAAACACCCACAAAAAATGAAAATAATGACGATTGTTTGGCCATTAACTGCTTTATTTGGGTCGTTTATCTGGGTCTTGGCTTATAAAAAGTGGGGTGAAAACCACTCGTTAGAAAAAATGAAAATGGGTGATTCTATGAATATGGATTCATCAAGTAAGTCAATGGCAGTATCTGTTTTTATTGGGACATGTCATTGTGGAGCTGGATGTAGTTTAGCAGATTTAATTATTGAGTGGCTGCTATATTTTTTTCCAGCATTGTATGTTGTGGGGGGGTACCCAACTATTTTCTCTCATAAATTATTTTCAGGATTTGTTCTAGCTTTTATTTTGGCTCTGATTATTGGAGTAAGTTTCCAGTACTTTGCGATTGTTCCGATGAAGCACTTAAGTAGAAAAGAAGGGATTATAGCTGCGATAAAAGCAGATACCTTATCGTTATCTTGTTGGCAAATAGGGATGTATGCTACTGTTGCGTTGTGCCAATTAAGTCTTTTTCCTCATTTCTTTGGAGGAGAAGTATTACCAACCACTCCTGTTTTTTGGTTAATGATGCAAGTGGCTATGTTGGTTGGATTTTGTACAGCATATCCAATGAATTGGTGGTTAATTAAGACAGGTATAAAAGAAAAAATGTAG
- a CDS encoding endonuclease/exonuclease/phosphatase family protein, whose amino-acid sequence MKKLLMIILGIVISLLSTVLLLIGYLSIKEYKPREVETVTTTKGKNMLQQQTDISLLTLNIGYGGLSSSEDFFMDGGKNIQPKSKQLVEENLAGITTMLKEHPSDMYLLQEVDLDSKRSYHINQKESLSNALHMPSTFAYNFNVPYVPFPIPPIGKVESGIVTMTNATMSEAKRIALPNPFSWPIRMANLKRALLETRFPIGGSDKELVVFNLHLDAYDNGQGKIEQSKLLKKVLEEEYDKGNYVIAGGDFNQVFEGTQSFPQTGQKGWKPGSISSTDIPDHFSFSYDDTHPSVRVLNHAFTGDYESSQVYVIDGFIISDNINTKQTNTYDYQFRYTDHHPVQMTFQLKEKTN is encoded by the coding sequence ATGAAAAAATTATTAATGATTATATTAGGGATTGTCATAAGTTTACTAAGTACCGTATTATTACTTATTGGCTATCTTTCAATCAAAGAATATAAACCTAGAGAAGTTGAAACAGTGACAACTACTAAAGGGAAAAACATGTTGCAACAACAGACTGACATCTCACTGCTCACACTAAATATTGGTTATGGTGGCTTATCCAGCTCTGAAGATTTTTTTATGGATGGCGGGAAAAATATCCAACCTAAATCTAAACAACTCGTCGAAGAAAATTTAGCTGGAATTACAACAATGTTAAAAGAGCATCCTTCTGATATGTATTTATTACAAGAAGTGGATTTAGATTCAAAACGCTCATACCATATAAACCAAAAAGAATCGCTGTCTAATGCGCTTCATATGCCAAGTACATTTGCGTATAATTTCAATGTACCATACGTCCCATTCCCTATCCCACCGATTGGTAAAGTAGAAAGCGGAATCGTCACGATGACTAACGCAACTATGAGTGAAGCCAAACGCATTGCGCTACCTAATCCTTTTTCTTGGCCTATTCGTATGGCTAATTTAAAACGTGCACTACTTGAAACAAGATTTCCTATAGGTGGCAGTGATAAAGAGTTAGTTGTCTTTAATTTACATCTGGATGCTTATGATAATGGTCAAGGAAAAATTGAACAAAGTAAACTTCTAAAAAAAGTACTTGAAGAAGAGTATGATAAAGGAAATTATGTCATTGCTGGAGGAGATTTTAATCAAGTCTTTGAAGGTACTCAATCATTCCCTCAAACAGGGCAAAAAGGATGGAAGCCTGGAAGTATTAGTTCAACTGATATTCCTGATCATTTCTCTTTTTCATATGATGATACCCATCCTTCAGTCAGAGTATTAAACCATGCGTTTACTGGTGATTATGAATCCTCTCAAGTCTATGTAATTGATGGATTTATCATATCAGACAATATCAATACTAAGCAAACCAATACCTACGATTATCAATTTAGATACACAGATCATCACCCTGTTCAGATGACCTTTCAATTAAAAGAAAAAACCAACTAG
- a CDS encoding PTS sugar transporter subunit IIB encodes MEKSILFICESGISASLFVSKMLESLKEHGLNYDVDYAPVQRVEAKLSQQHYDVILLAPQIKRYEKELRSLLEEKSHESYVSGIQDDEFVTMNIERILERVR; translated from the coding sequence ATGGAAAAAAGTATTTTATTTATCTGTGAGTCAGGTATTAGTGCCTCGTTATTTGTTTCAAAAATGTTAGAGAGTTTAAAAGAGCATGGTTTAAACTATGATGTTGATTATGCACCAGTTCAACGTGTGGAAGCAAAATTGTCACAACAACATTATGATGTGATTTTACTTGCACCACAAATTAAACGTTATGAAAAAGAGCTAAGAAGCTTACTTGAAGAAAAATCGCATGAGTCATATGTGAGTGGGATTCAAGATGACGAATTCGTTACAATGAATATTGAACGCATTTTAGAGAGAGTTAGATAA
- the iolG gene encoding inositol 2-dehydrogenase: MTKELVVGVIGGGRIGKLHTKNLVQMPGVKVKAVADIFADNMPTFEAEYGVPLVSDFDTIFNDDEIDAVFICTPTDTHVELIKKAAAAKKHIFCEKPISFSDEETVETYHIVKEAGVKFQLGVNRRFDRNFAQVKKHVQDGSIGDIQLLRIDSRDPEAPPLSYVKSSGGLFFDMMIHDFDMARFITGSEVKEVYATGDALVNPELEGIDVDTAIVTLTFENGCLGVISNSRQAVYGYDQRLEAFGSKGASQAENELVNNVVLSDESGVHSQKPLHFFLERYNDAYIKEVEEFLTAIKDDTDTVVTYEDGIMAQRLAFAANESLKTGQPVKVKKL, translated from the coding sequence ATGACAAAAGAATTAGTTGTAGGTGTAATTGGTGGCGGACGTATTGGAAAACTTCACACGAAAAACTTGGTACAAATGCCAGGTGTGAAAGTAAAAGCAGTCGCAGATATTTTTGCAGATAACATGCCAACATTTGAAGCAGAATATGGTGTACCATTAGTGTCGGATTTTGATACAATTTTTAATGATGATGAAATAGATGCAGTATTTATTTGTACGCCAACAGATACACACGTTGAGTTAATTAAAAAAGCTGCGGCAGCGAAAAAACATATTTTCTGTGAAAAACCAATTAGTTTTTCTGATGAAGAAACAGTTGAAACCTATCATATTGTGAAAGAAGCTGGTGTTAAATTTCAATTAGGAGTGAATCGTCGCTTTGATCGTAATTTTGCACAAGTTAAAAAACACGTTCAAGATGGATCTATTGGAGATATTCAGTTATTACGTATTGACTCACGTGATCCAGAAGCACCACCTTTGTCTTATGTTAAGTCGTCAGGCGGTCTATTTTTTGATATGATGATACATGACTTTGATATGGCCCGTTTTATCACAGGTAGTGAAGTAAAAGAAGTTTATGCTACAGGGGATGCATTAGTTAATCCAGAATTAGAAGGTATTGATGTTGACACAGCAATTGTGACATTAACCTTTGAAAATGGGTGTCTAGGTGTGATTAGTAACAGTCGTCAAGCAGTGTATGGCTATGACCAACGTTTAGAAGCATTTGGTTCAAAAGGTGCGTCTCAAGCAGAAAATGAGCTAGTGAATAATGTTGTGTTATCAGATGAGTCCGGTGTTCATAGCCAAAAACCACTTCACTTTTTCTTAGAGCGTTATAATGATGCATATATTAAAGAAGTTGAAGAATTCTTAACAGCGATTAAAGATGACACAGATACTGTTGTGACGTACGAAGATGGTATCATGGCACAACGTTTAGCTTTTGCTGCAAACGAATCTCTGAAAACTGGTCAGCCTGTTAAAGTTAAAAAATTATAA
- a CDS encoding solute:sodium symporter family transporter, with protein MNLFSILSFVVIISCVWLFAYKRSRGVNVDGAEGFFMGGRSLTALPIAGSIIMTNLSTEQIVGQNGQSYVAGMEVMAWEVTSAIAIVMLASVFLPKYLKYGINTVSDFIEIRYDTQIKRIISALFIITYITSFLPVVLYSGSLVFNKIFRIDELLGIRPITSIIVVSLAIGVIGILYLLIGGLRLSAYSDTVYGFGLLACGLLIPTIGVTMLGNGSFIAGIDHIVDNTPWLLNSVGSIDSAIVPWPTLLTGMMFNNLYFWCTNQMIVQKALAGKNLAEAQKGVFLVGFFKVFGALFLVFPGIVARNIFGDALMGMPDEAYPTLVTHVLPEMIYGVFAAVIFGAILSSFSGALNATSTLLSLDFYKPVFNKQATDHDITRFGKKITIAIGLLSIFISPLISFAPAGLYQFVQEFNGLYNMPLLVIILLAFYSKKATAFAAKVTIYLHIILYALSKVVLKDVHFLYVLSVLFFLDMLVMFVVSKLKPDGDFELKVFNTKVDITPWKHTKLVSVITVLVVVLTYLMFSPLGIAR; from the coding sequence ATGAATCTATTTTCTATTTTAAGTTTTGTTGTCATTATTAGTTGTGTGTGGTTATTTGCTTATAAACGCTCACGTGGCGTCAATGTTGATGGGGCAGAAGGATTCTTTATGGGTGGTCGAAGTTTGACTGCCCTACCGATTGCTGGTTCGATTATTATGACAAATTTATCAACAGAGCAAATTGTCGGTCAGAATGGACAAAGTTATGTCGCGGGAATGGAAGTTATGGCATGGGAAGTCACTTCAGCCATCGCAATCGTTATGTTAGCGTCCGTTTTCTTACCGAAGTATTTGAAATATGGGATTAATACCGTATCTGATTTTATTGAAATACGTTATGATACACAAATTAAGCGAATTATTTCAGCATTATTTATTATTACATATATCACATCTTTTTTACCAGTAGTGTTGTATTCAGGATCATTAGTATTTAATAAAATTTTTCGGATTGATGAACTGTTGGGTATTCGTCCTATTACGTCAATCATTGTCGTTTCACTAGCTATTGGTGTTATTGGGATTTTGTACCTACTTATTGGGGGGTTACGCCTAAGTGCTTACAGTGATACAGTATATGGCTTTGGTTTACTAGCTTGTGGTCTACTGATTCCGACAATTGGCGTTACAATGCTTGGTAATGGTAGTTTCATTGCAGGAATTGATCACATTGTGGATAACACACCTTGGTTACTAAATTCTGTTGGTTCAATTGATTCAGCGATTGTTCCTTGGCCAACGCTATTAACAGGCATGATGTTTAATAATTTATATTTCTGGTGTACCAATCAGATGATTGTCCAAAAAGCGTTAGCTGGAAAAAACTTAGCTGAAGCACAAAAAGGCGTATTCCTTGTAGGATTCTTTAAAGTATTTGGTGCATTATTCTTAGTATTTCCAGGAATTGTGGCGAGAAATATTTTTGGTGATGCATTAATGGGGATGCCTGATGAGGCGTACCCAACACTTGTGACACATGTCTTACCAGAGATGATTTATGGCGTGTTTGCAGCGGTTATTTTTGGGGCGATTTTATCGTCATTCTCAGGAGCGTTAAATGCGACCTCAACATTATTATCGCTTGATTTTTATAAGCCTGTTTTCAATAAACAAGCAACAGATCATGATATCACGCGTTTTGGGAAAAAAATTACGATTGCAATTGGGTTATTATCTATCTTTATCTCACCATTGATTTCATTTGCACCAGCAGGATTGTATCAATTTGTACAAGAGTTTAATGGATTGTATAATATGCCTTTGTTGGTAATTATTCTATTAGCATTTTACTCTAAAAAAGCAACAGCCTTTGCAGCAAAAGTAACGATTTACTTACATATTATCTTGTATGCGTTATCAAAAGTTGTATTAAAAGATGTGCATTTTCTATATGTGTTAAGTGTGCTATTTTTCTTAGATATGCTTGTTATGTTTGTGGTTTCAAAACTGAAACCAGATGGTGATTTTGAATTGAAAGTCTTTAATACAAAAGTAGATATCACACCTTGGAAACATACAAAATTAGTGAGTGTGATTACCGTTTTAGTAGTTGTTTTAACATATTTAATGTTTTCTCCATTGGGGATTGCTAGATAA
- the iolE gene encoding myo-inosose-2 dehydratase, whose translation MTIIKLGIAPIAWTNDDMPELGKENTFEQCISEMALAGYTGTEIGNKYPKNPEELKSYLEPRGLSVASAWFSAFLTTKPFEETEEAFMLHRDFLHAMGAKVIVVSEQGHSVQGQMETPVFDKKPEFSEEEWQKLTSGLDKLGELANEKDMSIVYHHHMGTGVQTTDEINRLMAETDPKKVSLLYDTGHLVFSGEDPIEVYQTHKDRIKHIHFKDIRKEKMEEVKTNSFSFLKGVKEGVFTVPGDGMIDFTPIWQEIEKDGYEGWIVVEAEQDPAKANPFIYAKNAREYIKSVTKL comes from the coding sequence ATGACAATTATTAAGTTAGGGATTGCACCAATCGCTTGGACAAATGATGATATGCCGGAATTAGGTAAGGAAAATACGTTTGAACAATGTATCAGTGAAATGGCATTAGCAGGGTACACAGGAACAGAAATTGGAAACAAATATCCGAAAAATCCAGAAGAATTAAAAAGTTACTTAGAACCACGTGGATTATCAGTAGCTAGTGCCTGGTTTAGTGCTTTTTTAACAACCAAACCATTTGAAGAAACAGAAGAGGCTTTTATGTTACATCGTGACTTTTTGCATGCAATGGGAGCAAAAGTCATCGTTGTGTCAGAACAAGGACATAGTGTACAAGGTCAAATGGAGACACCTGTTTTTGATAAAAAACCTGAATTCAGTGAAGAAGAATGGCAAAAGTTAACAAGTGGGTTAGATAAATTAGGCGAGTTGGCAAATGAAAAAGACATGTCTATTGTTTACCACCACCATATGGGGACAGGTGTCCAAACAACTGATGAAATCAATCGTTTGATGGCTGAGACAGATCCTAAAAAAGTGTCACTATTATATGATACTGGTCACTTAGTTTTCTCAGGCGAAGATCCGATTGAAGTGTATCAAACACACAAAGACCGTATTAAACATATTCACTTTAAAGATATTCGTAAGGAAAAAATGGAAGAAGTTAAAACAAACTCATTTAGTTTCTTAAAAGGTGTTAAAGAAGGTGTGTTCACTGTTCCTGGAGATGGCATGATTGATTTTACACCAATTTGGCAAGAAATTGAAAAAGATGGTTATGAAGGATGGATTGTCGTAGAGGCAGAACAAGATCCAGCCAAAGCGAATCCGTTTATTTATGCCAAAAATGCTCGTGAATACATCAAATCAGTTACGAAACTGTAA
- the iolD gene encoding 3D-(3,5/4)-trihydroxycyclohexane-1,2-dione acylhydrolase (decyclizing), whose protein sequence is MRETIRLTTAQALVKFLNQQYIYVDGVETPFVEGVFNIFGHGNVLGLGHALEENPGHLKIMQGKNEQGMAHAAIAYAKQMKRQKIYAVTASAGPGSANMITAAATAHANNIPVLFLPADTFATRQPDPVLQQLEHESSISLTTNDAFKAVSRYWDRVTRPEQLMSALIRAFEVMTNPATAGPATICLPQDTEGEAFDFDASFFKKRVHYLDRTSPVERALNDALDRIKESKRPVMIVGGGARYSGAGEVIQQIATQHNIPLVETHAGKSTVPNSFTYNLGGTGILGTSAANKAIDSADLVIGIGTRYTDFTTSSKTAFNYDKTRFININVSRVQAYKFDALQVVGDAKASLEWFSQHLDDYKASYGYELEEWHKEWQEERQRLHNIVFNRETFKAEIADHFSQEIMNDYADVLRTEFTQTNALITLNDTVADDSVVVASAGSLPGDVQRLWETDTVNTYHLEYGYSCMGYEVAGALGAKLANPDQEVYAVLGDGSFLMLHTELVTALQYKQKINICLFDNAGYGCINNLQMSNGGGSFNCELRDADNQIMAIDYAMVAKGYGAKVYRVNTREELVAALEDAKKQTVSTLIDIKVLPKTMTDGYGGWWNVGVSEVSDNPNVTQAWKQREQKLEKAWKY, encoded by the coding sequence ATGAGAGAAACAATTCGATTAACAACAGCACAAGCATTAGTTAAGTTTTTAAATCAACAATATATCTATGTTGATGGTGTAGAAACACCTTTTGTTGAGGGAGTATTTAATATTTTTGGACATGGTAATGTCTTAGGCCTAGGTCATGCTCTAGAAGAAAATCCAGGGCATTTAAAGATAATGCAAGGTAAAAACGAACAAGGGATGGCGCATGCTGCGATTGCTTATGCCAAACAAATGAAACGACAAAAAATTTATGCTGTGACAGCTTCAGCTGGACCTGGTTCAGCAAACATGATTACAGCAGCCGCAACAGCGCATGCAAATAATATTCCTGTTTTATTTTTACCAGCAGATACTTTTGCGACACGTCAACCAGATCCAGTGTTGCAACAACTAGAGCATGAATCTAGTATTTCACTAACAACAAATGATGCGTTCAAAGCAGTATCACGATATTGGGACCGTGTAACACGTCCTGAGCAGTTGATGTCTGCGTTAATTCGAGCATTTGAAGTGATGACGAATCCTGCAACGGCAGGGCCAGCCACAATTTGTTTACCGCAAGATACTGAAGGGGAAGCATTTGATTTCGATGCGTCATTTTTTAAAAAACGTGTTCACTATTTAGATCGTACAAGTCCTGTTGAAAGAGCCTTGAATGATGCACTAGATAGAATCAAAGAAAGCAAACGTCCAGTGATGATTGTGGGTGGCGGTGCGAGATATTCTGGTGCTGGTGAGGTAATCCAACAGATTGCAACGCAACATAATATCCCATTAGTTGAAACGCATGCTGGAAAATCAACTGTTCCAAATAGTTTTACTTATAACCTAGGAGGAACAGGTATCTTAGGCACATCAGCAGCCAATAAAGCAATTGACTCAGCTGATTTAGTTATTGGTATTGGAACTCGTTATACCGATTTTACCACGTCATCAAAGACAGCATTTAATTATGATAAAACACGTTTTATTAATATCAATGTGAGTCGAGTACAAGCCTATAAATTTGATGCACTACAAGTAGTAGGTGACGCAAAAGCTAGTTTAGAATGGTTTAGTCAACATTTGGATGATTATAAAGCCAGTTATGGTTATGAGTTAGAAGAATGGCACAAAGAATGGCAAGAAGAACGCCAACGTTTACATAATATTGTCTTTAATAGAGAAACATTTAAAGCAGAAATTGCGGATCATTTTTCACAAGAAATCATGAATGATTATGCCGATGTGTTGCGAACAGAATTTACCCAAACCAATGCGTTAATCACACTAAATGATACAGTAGCAGATGACAGTGTTGTCGTTGCTTCAGCGGGTTCTTTACCAGGAGATGTGCAACGATTGTGGGAAACAGATACAGTCAATACATATCATTTAGAGTATGGTTACTCATGTATGGGGTATGAAGTGGCAGGCGCTTTAGGAGCAAAATTAGCTAACCCAGATCAAGAAGTCTATGCTGTATTAGGCGATGGTAGTTTCTTGATGTTACATACAGAGTTAGTAACAGCCCTACAGTACAAACAAAAAATTAATATTTGTTTGTTTGATAACGCTGGATATGGTTGTATTAATAATTTACAAATGTCTAATGGTGGTGGAAGTTTCAACTGTGAATTACGCGATGCTGATAATCAAATTATGGCAATTGATTATGCGATGGTTGCAAAAGGATATGGAGCAAAAGTGTATCGTGTTAACACACGAGAGGAACTTGTTGCCGCATTAGAAGATGCAAAAAAACAAACAGTGTCAACATTGATTGACATTAAAGTATTACCAAAAACCATGACTGATGGATATGGTGGTTGGTGGAATGTTGGAGTATCAGAAGTATCAGATAATCCTAATGTGACACAAGCATGGAAACAACGAGAACAAAAGTTAGAAAAAGCGTGGAAGTATTAA
- the iolC gene encoding 5-dehydro-2-deoxygluconokinase, with amino-acid sequence MMTTYDLIAVGRACIDLNAVEYNRPMEETETFSKYVGGSPANIAIGASKLGLSCGFIGKIPDDQHGRFISNYMSEVGIDTSQMAIDKDGHKAGLAFTEILSPSECSILMYRDDVADLYLEPNEVSEDYIKQAKMLVVSGTGLAQSPSREAVLKSVALARKNNVKVVFELDYRPYTWKNAEEVSVYYSIVAEQSDVVIGTRDEFNMLENVVEGNNDKTVAYLFQHEPELIVIKHGVEGSYAYTKEGETFRGKAYKSNVLKTFGAGDSYAAAFLYALTKGKTIQEALQYGSASAAIVVSKHSSSEAMPTVEQIEALMEEQSN; translated from the coding sequence ATTATGACAACTTATGATTTAATTGCTGTTGGCCGAGCGTGTATTGATTTAAATGCAGTGGAGTACAATCGTCCAATGGAAGAAACAGAAACATTTAGTAAATACGTTGGAGGATCTCCAGCCAATATTGCAATTGGTGCATCAAAATTAGGATTATCTTGTGGATTTATTGGGAAAATTCCTGATGATCAACACGGAAGATTTATCTCAAATTACATGTCAGAAGTTGGAATTGATACAAGCCAAATGGCAATAGATAAAGATGGACATAAAGCAGGGTTGGCTTTTACTGAAATTCTTAGTCCGTCAGAATGTAGTATTTTAATGTACCGTGATGATGTGGCTGATTTATATTTAGAGCCAAATGAAGTCAGTGAAGACTACATCAAACAAGCGAAAATGTTAGTTGTATCAGGAACAGGTTTAGCACAAAGTCCTAGCCGTGAAGCCGTATTAAAGTCAGTTGCATTAGCACGAAAAAATAATGTCAAAGTGGTGTTTGAATTAGACTATCGTCCTTATACATGGAAAAATGCTGAAGAAGTATCTGTTTACTACTCAATCGTAGCTGAACAATCAGATGTCGTGATTGGAACACGTGATGAATTTAATATGTTGGAGAATGTAGTAGAAGGAAATAACGATAAAACAGTCGCGTATTTATTCCAACATGAGCCTGAATTAATCGTGATTAAACATGGTGTTGAAGGGTCATATGCTTATACAAAAGAGGGCGAAACATTCCGTGGTAAAGCGTATAAATCAAATGTATTAAAAACATTTGGAGCAGGAGACTCTTACGCTGCAGCCTTTTTATATGCCTTAACTAAAGGGAAAACAATTCAAGAAGCATTGCAATATGGTAGTGCCTCAGCAGCCATCGTGGTAAGTAAACATAGCTCATCTGAAGCCATGCCAACAGTAGAACAAATTGAAGCGTTAATGGAAGAACAATCAAACTAA
- the iolB gene encoding 5-deoxy-glucuronate isomerase → MVELKRRPYKKELSEHVVECHHVTREADGLRYIEMRVLNLSKGGIYTEELTNLEACIVVMAGKIDVIVGEDSFKQIGNRQDVFDRVPTDSVYVSSGKTFDITTNEDARVLIAYAPSNKILPTTLIKASDNSVEHRGKYQNKRTVHNIMDDQSPISDKLIVVEVYTDSGNWSSYPPHKHDQNNLPHESFLEETYYHEMNPKKGFVFQRVYTDDRSLDETMTVEHENVVLVPKGYHPVSVPDGYDGYYLNIMAGPIKKWQFHNDKDHEWILNRD, encoded by the coding sequence ATGGTTGAGCTAAAACGACGTCCATATAAAAAAGAACTTTCTGAACACGTGGTGGAATGCCATCACGTGACGCGTGAGGCGGACGGATTACGCTATATTGAAATGCGCGTGTTAAACCTATCTAAAGGTGGTATTTACACAGAAGAATTAACGAATTTAGAAGCGTGCATTGTCGTGATGGCAGGGAAAATTGATGTAATAGTTGGGGAAGACTCATTTAAACAAATTGGGAATCGTCAAGATGTCTTTGATAGAGTTCCAACGGATAGTGTTTATGTTTCAAGTGGTAAAACGTTCGATATTACGACCAATGAGGATGCTAGAGTATTAATTGCCTATGCTCCAAGTAATAAAATATTACCAACGACTTTAATTAAAGCATCTGATAATTCAGTAGAACATCGTGGAAAATATCAAAACAAACGTACTGTTCACAATATTATGGATGATCAAAGTCCCATTTCAGATAAATTAATTGTGGTTGAAGTGTATACAGATAGTGGTAACTGGTCTAGCTATCCCCCTCATAAACACGATCAAAATAATTTACCACATGAATCCTTCTTGGAAGAAACTTATTATCATGAAATGAACCCTAAAAAAGGCTTTGTATTCCAACGTGTATACACAGATGATCGTTCATTAGATGAAACCATGACTGTAGAACATGAAAATGTGGTGTTAGTACCAAAAGGTTATCATCCAGTATCAGTCCCTGATGGATACGATGGTTATTATTTAAATATTATGGCAGGGCCAATCAAAAAATGGCAGTTTCATAATGACAAAGATCACGAATGGATTTTAAATAGAGACTAA